A window from Equus caballus isolate H_3958 breed thoroughbred chromosome 8, TB-T2T, whole genome shotgun sequence encodes these proteins:
- the AIFM3 gene encoding apoptosis-inducing factor 3 isoform X1, which yields MGGCFSKPKPVELKIEVVLPEKERGKEELSASGKGSPRAYQGNGTARHFHTEERLPAPHPYAGTQDCVEAAVCHVKDLENGQMREVELGWGKVLLVKENGEFHALGHKCPHYGAPLVKGVLSRGRVRCPWHGACFNISTGDLEDFPGLDSLHKFQVKIEKEKVYVWASKQALQLQRRTKVMAKCISPSAGHSGSTNVLIVGAGAAGLVCAETLRQEGFSDRIVLCTLDRHLPYDRPKLSKPTCDPGLALPSLGPRASVAKWNSGCLALSQVGCILQSLDAQPEQLALRPKEFFRAYGIEVLTEAQVVTVDVRNKKVVFKDGFKLEYNKLLLAPGSSPKTLSCKGKEVENVFTLRTPEDANRVVRLARGRNAVVVGAGFLGMEVAAYLTEKAHSVSVVELEETPFRRFLGERVGRALMKMFENNRVKFYMQTEVSELRAQEGKLKEVVLKSSKVVRADVCVVGIGAVPATGFLRQSGISLDSRGFIPVNKMMQTNIPGVFAAGDAVTFPLAWRNNRKVNIPHWQMAHAQGRVAAQNMLAQEAEISTVPYLWTAMFGKSLRYAGYGEGFDDVIIQGDLEELKFVAFYTKGDEVIAVASMNYDPIVSKVAEVLASGRAIRKREAVSAAQQDRRYVLAHRERILSLHAADLGRHAGAPGTEAKPWGQVPTSNFPGSPTREPESSQCLPWAAWLTSREALAASRCSPPKASAATKGWPWRQDRPCLFSCYWDWSPVGALQHIRHYLKIKTHTFADLCDFHCNWANTREGETGTATECSMPHQEVWPVSAQRR from the exons tggagctcaAGATCGAGGTGGTGCTGCCTGAGAAGGAGCGGGGCAAGGAGGAGCTGTCGGCCAGCGGGAAGGGCAGCCCCCGGGCCTACCAAGGCAATGGCACAGCCCGCCACTTCCACACTGAGGAGCGCctgcctgcccctcacccctACGCGGGCACTCAGGACTGCGTGGAGGCCGCCGTCTGCCATGTCAAGGACCTAGAGAATGGCCA GATGCGGGAagtggagctgggctgggggaaGGTATTGCTGGTGAAGGAGAATGGGGAGTTCCACGCCCTGGGCCACAAGTGTCCACACTATGGTGCGCCCCTGGTGAAAG GTGTGCTGTCCCGGGGCCGGGTACGCTGCCCGTGGCATGGCGCCTGCTTCAACATCAGCACTGGGGACCTGGAGGACTTCCCTGGCCTGGACAGTCTGCACAAGTTCCAG GTGAAGATTGAGAAGGAGAAGGTGTACGTCTGGGCCAGCAAGCAG GCCTTGCAGCTGCAGCGAAGGACCAAGGTGATGGCCAAGTGCATCTCTCCAAGCGCTGGCCACAGCGGCAGCACCAACGTGCTCATTGTGGGCGCAG GTGCAGCCGGCCTGGTGTGTGCGGAGACGCTGCGGCAGGAGGGCTTCTCAGACAGGATCGTCCTGTGCACCTTGGACCGGCACCTCCCCTACGACCGGCCCAAGCTCAGCAAG CCCACATGTgacccagggctggccctaccctccctgggccccagggcctcTGTTGCAAAGTGGAACAGTGGCTGTCTGGCCCTCTCTCAAGTTGGCTGTATCCTGCAGTCCCTGGATGCACAGCCTGAGCAGCTGGCCCTAAGGCCCAAGGAGTTCTTCCGAGCATATGGCATTGAGGTGCTCACCGAGGCCCAG GTGGTCACAGTGGATGTGCGAAACAAGAAAGTCGTCTTCAAGGATGGCTTCAAGCTGGAGTACAACAAGCTGCTGCTGGCACCAGGGAGCAG CCCGAAGACCCTGAGCTGCAAAGGCAAAGAGGTGGAGAACGTGTTCACTCTCCGGACACCTGAGGACGCCAATCGCGTGGTGAGGCTGGCCCGGGGCCGCAACGCGGTGGTCGTGGGAGCCGGCTTTCTGG GGATGGAGGTGGCCGCCTATCTGACTGAGAAGGCCCACTCAGTGTCCGTGGTGGAGCTGGAGGAGACGCCCTTCAGAAGGTTCCTGGGGGAGCGTGTCGGTCGTGCCCTCATGAAG ATGTTTGAGAACAACCGGGTCAAGTTCTACATGCAGACGGAGGTGTCGGAGCTGCGGGCCCAGGAGGGAAAG CTGAAGGAGGTCGTGCTGAAGAGCAGCAAGGTTGTGCGGGCCGACGTCTGCGTGGTGGGCATTG GCGCGGTGCCCGCCACGGGCTTCCTGAGGCAGAGCGGCATCAGTCTGGATTCCCGAGGCTTCATCCCTGTCAACAAG ATGATGCAGACCAACATCCCAGGCGTGTTTGCGGCTGGTGATGCTGTCACCTTCCCCCTGGCCTGGAGGAACAATCGGAAAGTGAATATCCCACACTGGCAGATGGCTCATGCACAGG GGCGGGTGGCGGCCCAGAACATGCTGGCGCAGGAGGCGGAGATCAGTACCGTGCCCTACCTGTGGACCGCCATGTTCGGCAAGAGCCTGCGCTACGCAG GGTACGGAGAAGGCTTCGACGACGTCATCATCCAGGGGGATCTGGAGGAGCTGAAGTTCGTGGCTTTTTACACCAA AGGTGACGAGGTGATCGCTGTGGCCAGCATGAACTATGATCCCATCGTGTCCAAGGTGGCTGAGGTGCTGGCCTCAGGCCGCGCCATCCGGAAGCGAGAG GCTGTTTCTGCTGCACAGCAA GACCGGCGATATGTCTTGGCTCACAGGGAAAGGATCCTGAGCTTGCATGCAGCAGACTTGGGCAGGCACGCTGGGGCACCAGGGACAGAGGCCAAGCCTTGGGGGCAGGTGCCAACCTCCAATTTCCCAGGATCCCCCACGCGAGAACCTGAGTCCTCCCAGTGCTTGCCTTGGGCTGCCTGGCTCACCTCCAGAGAGGCCTTGGCTGCCTCCAGATGCTCACCACCCAAGGCCTCAGCTGCCACCAAGGGCTGGCCATGGAGGCAGGACAGGCCCTGCCTCTTCTCCTGCTATTGGGACTGGTCCCCTGTAGGGGCCCTGCAACACATCAGAcattatcttaaaattaaaacGCACACATTCGCAGATCTGTGTGACTTCCACTGTAACTGGGCAAACACTCGTGAAGGGGAGACAGGCACAGCCACAGAATGCTCCATGCCACACCAAGAAGTCTGGCCTGTGAGCGCCCAGCGGAGGTAG
- the AIFM3 gene encoding apoptosis-inducing factor 3 isoform X11, with the protein MAMTPAPSCPLLCGQPQALQLQRRTKVMAKCISPSAGHSGSTNVLIVGAGAAGLVCAETLRQEGFSDRIVLCTLDRHLPYDRPKLSKPTCDPGLALPSLGPRASVAKWNSGCLALSQVGCILQSLDAQPEQLALRPKEFFRAYGIEVLTEAQVVTVDVRNKKVVFKDGFKLEYNKLLLAPGSSPKTLSCKGKEVENVFTLRTPEDANRVVRLARGRNAVVVGAGFLGMEVAAYLTEKAHSVSVVELEETPFRRFLGERVGRALMKMFENNRVKFYMQTEVSELRAQEGKLKEVVLKSSKVVRADVCVVGIGAVPATGFLRQSGISLDSRGFIPVNKMMQTNIPGVFAAGDAVTFPLAWRNNRKVNIPHWQMAHAQGRVAAQNMLAQEAEISTVPYLWTAMFGKSLRYAGYGEGFDDVIIQGDLEELKFVAFYTKGDEVIAVASMNYDPIVSKVAEVLASGRAIRKREAVSAAQQDRRYVLAHRERILSLHAADLGRHAGAPGTEAKPWGQVPTSNFPGSPTREPESSQCLPWAAWLTSREALAASRCSPPKASAATKGWPWRQDRPCLFSCYWDWSPVGALQHIRHYLKIKTHTFADLCDFHCNWANTREGETGTATECSMPHQEVWPVSAQRR; encoded by the exons ATGGCGATGACTCCAGCTCCCAGCTGCCCCCTACTCTGCGGCCAACCCCAGGCCTTGCAGCTGCAGCGAAGGACCAAGGTGATGGCCAAGTGCATCTCTCCAAGCGCTGGCCACAGCGGCAGCACCAACGTGCTCATTGTGGGCGCAG GTGCAGCCGGCCTGGTGTGTGCGGAGACGCTGCGGCAGGAGGGCTTCTCAGACAGGATCGTCCTGTGCACCTTGGACCGGCACCTCCCCTACGACCGGCCCAAGCTCAGCAAG CCCACATGTgacccagggctggccctaccctccctgggccccagggcctcTGTTGCAAAGTGGAACAGTGGCTGTCTGGCCCTCTCTCAAGTTGGCTGTATCCTGCAGTCCCTGGATGCACAGCCTGAGCAGCTGGCCCTAAGGCCCAAGGAGTTCTTCCGAGCATATGGCATTGAGGTGCTCACCGAGGCCCAG GTGGTCACAGTGGATGTGCGAAACAAGAAAGTCGTCTTCAAGGATGGCTTCAAGCTGGAGTACAACAAGCTGCTGCTGGCACCAGGGAGCAG CCCGAAGACCCTGAGCTGCAAAGGCAAAGAGGTGGAGAACGTGTTCACTCTCCGGACACCTGAGGACGCCAATCGCGTGGTGAGGCTGGCCCGGGGCCGCAACGCGGTGGTCGTGGGAGCCGGCTTTCTGG GGATGGAGGTGGCCGCCTATCTGACTGAGAAGGCCCACTCAGTGTCCGTGGTGGAGCTGGAGGAGACGCCCTTCAGAAGGTTCCTGGGGGAGCGTGTCGGTCGTGCCCTCATGAAG ATGTTTGAGAACAACCGGGTCAAGTTCTACATGCAGACGGAGGTGTCGGAGCTGCGGGCCCAGGAGGGAAAG CTGAAGGAGGTCGTGCTGAAGAGCAGCAAGGTTGTGCGGGCCGACGTCTGCGTGGTGGGCATTG GCGCGGTGCCCGCCACGGGCTTCCTGAGGCAGAGCGGCATCAGTCTGGATTCCCGAGGCTTCATCCCTGTCAACAAG ATGATGCAGACCAACATCCCAGGCGTGTTTGCGGCTGGTGATGCTGTCACCTTCCCCCTGGCCTGGAGGAACAATCGGAAAGTGAATATCCCACACTGGCAGATGGCTCATGCACAGG GGCGGGTGGCGGCCCAGAACATGCTGGCGCAGGAGGCGGAGATCAGTACCGTGCCCTACCTGTGGACCGCCATGTTCGGCAAGAGCCTGCGCTACGCAG GGTACGGAGAAGGCTTCGACGACGTCATCATCCAGGGGGATCTGGAGGAGCTGAAGTTCGTGGCTTTTTACACCAA AGGTGACGAGGTGATCGCTGTGGCCAGCATGAACTATGATCCCATCGTGTCCAAGGTGGCTGAGGTGCTGGCCTCAGGCCGCGCCATCCGGAAGCGAGAG GCTGTTTCTGCTGCACAGCAA GACCGGCGATATGTCTTGGCTCACAGGGAAAGGATCCTGAGCTTGCATGCAGCAGACTTGGGCAGGCACGCTGGGGCACCAGGGACAGAGGCCAAGCCTTGGGGGCAGGTGCCAACCTCCAATTTCCCAGGATCCCCCACGCGAGAACCTGAGTCCTCCCAGTGCTTGCCTTGGGCTGCCTGGCTCACCTCCAGAGAGGCCTTGGCTGCCTCCAGATGCTCACCACCCAAGGCCTCAGCTGCCACCAAGGGCTGGCCATGGAGGCAGGACAGGCCCTGCCTCTTCTCCTGCTATTGGGACTGGTCCCCTGTAGGGGCCCTGCAACACATCAGAcattatcttaaaattaaaacGCACACATTCGCAGATCTGTGTGACTTCCACTGTAACTGGGCAAACACTCGTGAAGGGGAGACAGGCACAGCCACAGAATGCTCCATGCCACACCAAGAAGTCTGGCCTGTGAGCGCCCAGCGGAGGTAG
- the AIFM3 gene encoding apoptosis-inducing factor 3 isoform X7, translated as MGGCFSKPKPVELKIEVVLPEKERGKEELSASGKGSPRAYQGNGTARHFHTEERLPAPHPYAGTQDCVEAAVCHVKDLENGQMREVELGWGKVLLVKENGEFHALGHKCPHYGAPLVKGVLSRGRVRCPWHGACFNISTGDLEDFPGLDSLHKFQVKIEKEKVYVWASKQALQLQRRTKVMAKCISPSAGHSGSTNVLIVGAGAAGLVCAETLRQEGFSDRIVLCTLDRHLPYDRPKLSKSLDAQPEQLALRPKEFFRAYGIEVLTEAQVVTVDVRNKKVVFKDGFKLEYNKLLLAPGSSPKTLSCKGKEVENVFTLRTPEDANRVVRLARGRNAVVVGAGFLGMEVAAYLTEKAHSVSVVELEETPFRRFLGERVGRALMKMFENNRVKFYMQTEVSELRAQEGKLKEVVLKSSKVVRADVCVVGIGAVPATGFLRQSGISLDSRGFIPVNKMMQTNIPGVFAAGDAVTFPLAWRNNRKVNIPHWQMAHAQGRVAAQNMLAQEAEISTVPYLWTAMFGKSLRYAGYGEGFDDVIIQGDLEELKFVAFYTKGDEVIAVASMNYDPIVSKVAEVLASGRAIRKREVEEPPGTGKAWRPQDRGRPQAGHNGEPRGDMMNDMVSPWPSLSLSPSKRLFLLHSKTGDMSWLTGKGS; from the exons tggagctcaAGATCGAGGTGGTGCTGCCTGAGAAGGAGCGGGGCAAGGAGGAGCTGTCGGCCAGCGGGAAGGGCAGCCCCCGGGCCTACCAAGGCAATGGCACAGCCCGCCACTTCCACACTGAGGAGCGCctgcctgcccctcacccctACGCGGGCACTCAGGACTGCGTGGAGGCCGCCGTCTGCCATGTCAAGGACCTAGAGAATGGCCA GATGCGGGAagtggagctgggctgggggaaGGTATTGCTGGTGAAGGAGAATGGGGAGTTCCACGCCCTGGGCCACAAGTGTCCACACTATGGTGCGCCCCTGGTGAAAG GTGTGCTGTCCCGGGGCCGGGTACGCTGCCCGTGGCATGGCGCCTGCTTCAACATCAGCACTGGGGACCTGGAGGACTTCCCTGGCCTGGACAGTCTGCACAAGTTCCAG GTGAAGATTGAGAAGGAGAAGGTGTACGTCTGGGCCAGCAAGCAG GCCTTGCAGCTGCAGCGAAGGACCAAGGTGATGGCCAAGTGCATCTCTCCAAGCGCTGGCCACAGCGGCAGCACCAACGTGCTCATTGTGGGCGCAG GTGCAGCCGGCCTGGTGTGTGCGGAGACGCTGCGGCAGGAGGGCTTCTCAGACAGGATCGTCCTGTGCACCTTGGACCGGCACCTCCCCTACGACCGGCCCAAGCTCAGCAAG TCCCTGGATGCACAGCCTGAGCAGCTGGCCCTAAGGCCCAAGGAGTTCTTCCGAGCATATGGCATTGAGGTGCTCACCGAGGCCCAG GTGGTCACAGTGGATGTGCGAAACAAGAAAGTCGTCTTCAAGGATGGCTTCAAGCTGGAGTACAACAAGCTGCTGCTGGCACCAGGGAGCAG CCCGAAGACCCTGAGCTGCAAAGGCAAAGAGGTGGAGAACGTGTTCACTCTCCGGACACCTGAGGACGCCAATCGCGTGGTGAGGCTGGCCCGGGGCCGCAACGCGGTGGTCGTGGGAGCCGGCTTTCTGG GGATGGAGGTGGCCGCCTATCTGACTGAGAAGGCCCACTCAGTGTCCGTGGTGGAGCTGGAGGAGACGCCCTTCAGAAGGTTCCTGGGGGAGCGTGTCGGTCGTGCCCTCATGAAG ATGTTTGAGAACAACCGGGTCAAGTTCTACATGCAGACGGAGGTGTCGGAGCTGCGGGCCCAGGAGGGAAAG CTGAAGGAGGTCGTGCTGAAGAGCAGCAAGGTTGTGCGGGCCGACGTCTGCGTGGTGGGCATTG GCGCGGTGCCCGCCACGGGCTTCCTGAGGCAGAGCGGCATCAGTCTGGATTCCCGAGGCTTCATCCCTGTCAACAAG ATGATGCAGACCAACATCCCAGGCGTGTTTGCGGCTGGTGATGCTGTCACCTTCCCCCTGGCCTGGAGGAACAATCGGAAAGTGAATATCCCACACTGGCAGATGGCTCATGCACAGG GGCGGGTGGCGGCCCAGAACATGCTGGCGCAGGAGGCGGAGATCAGTACCGTGCCCTACCTGTGGACCGCCATGTTCGGCAAGAGCCTGCGCTACGCAG GGTACGGAGAAGGCTTCGACGACGTCATCATCCAGGGGGATCTGGAGGAGCTGAAGTTCGTGGCTTTTTACACCAA AGGTGACGAGGTGATCGCTGTGGCCAGCATGAACTATGATCCCATCGTGTCCAAGGTGGCTGAGGTGCTGGCCTCAGGCCGCGCCATCCGGAAGCGAGAGGTGGA AGAGCCCCCAGGGACTGGGAAAGCCTGGAGGCCACAGGACAGGGGTAGGCCTCAGGCTGGACACAATGGAGAACCAAGAGGGGACATGATGAATGACATGGTCTCTCCttggccttctctctctctctcgccttCGAAAAGGCTGTTTCTGCTGCACAGCAA GACCGGCGATATGTCTTGGCTCACAGGGAAAGGATCCTGA
- the AIFM3 gene encoding apoptosis-inducing factor 3 isoform X17, producing MGGCFSKPKPVELKIEVVLPEKERGKEELSASGKGSPRAYQGNGTARHFHTEERLPAPHPYAGTQDCVEAAVCHVKDLENGQMREVELGWGKVLLVKENGEFHALGHKCPHYGAPLVKGVLSRGRVRCPWHGACFNISTGDLEDFPGLDSLHKFQVKIEKEKVYVWASKQALQLQRRTKVMAKCISPSAGHSGSTNVLIVGAGAAGLVCAETLRQEGFSDRIVLCTLDRHLPYDRPKLSKSLDAQPEQLALRPKEFFRAYGIEVLTEAQVVTVDVRNKKVVFKDGFKLEYNKLLLAPGSSPKTLSCKGKEVENVFTLRTPEDANRVVRLARGRNAVVVGAGFLGMEVAAYLTEKAHSVSVVELEETPFRRFLGERVGRALMKMFENNRVKFYMQTEVSELRAQEGKLKEVVLKSSKVVRADVCVVGIGAVPATGFLRQSGISLDSRGFIPVNKMMQTNIPGVFAAGDAVTFPLAWRNNRKVNIPHWQMAHAQGRVAAQNMLAQEAEISTVPYLWTAMFGKSLRYAGYGEGFDDVIIQGDLEELKFVAFYTKTGDMSWLTGKGS from the exons tggagctcaAGATCGAGGTGGTGCTGCCTGAGAAGGAGCGGGGCAAGGAGGAGCTGTCGGCCAGCGGGAAGGGCAGCCCCCGGGCCTACCAAGGCAATGGCACAGCCCGCCACTTCCACACTGAGGAGCGCctgcctgcccctcacccctACGCGGGCACTCAGGACTGCGTGGAGGCCGCCGTCTGCCATGTCAAGGACCTAGAGAATGGCCA GATGCGGGAagtggagctgggctgggggaaGGTATTGCTGGTGAAGGAGAATGGGGAGTTCCACGCCCTGGGCCACAAGTGTCCACACTATGGTGCGCCCCTGGTGAAAG GTGTGCTGTCCCGGGGCCGGGTACGCTGCCCGTGGCATGGCGCCTGCTTCAACATCAGCACTGGGGACCTGGAGGACTTCCCTGGCCTGGACAGTCTGCACAAGTTCCAG GTGAAGATTGAGAAGGAGAAGGTGTACGTCTGGGCCAGCAAGCAG GCCTTGCAGCTGCAGCGAAGGACCAAGGTGATGGCCAAGTGCATCTCTCCAAGCGCTGGCCACAGCGGCAGCACCAACGTGCTCATTGTGGGCGCAG GTGCAGCCGGCCTGGTGTGTGCGGAGACGCTGCGGCAGGAGGGCTTCTCAGACAGGATCGTCCTGTGCACCTTGGACCGGCACCTCCCCTACGACCGGCCCAAGCTCAGCAAG TCCCTGGATGCACAGCCTGAGCAGCTGGCCCTAAGGCCCAAGGAGTTCTTCCGAGCATATGGCATTGAGGTGCTCACCGAGGCCCAG GTGGTCACAGTGGATGTGCGAAACAAGAAAGTCGTCTTCAAGGATGGCTTCAAGCTGGAGTACAACAAGCTGCTGCTGGCACCAGGGAGCAG CCCGAAGACCCTGAGCTGCAAAGGCAAAGAGGTGGAGAACGTGTTCACTCTCCGGACACCTGAGGACGCCAATCGCGTGGTGAGGCTGGCCCGGGGCCGCAACGCGGTGGTCGTGGGAGCCGGCTTTCTGG GGATGGAGGTGGCCGCCTATCTGACTGAGAAGGCCCACTCAGTGTCCGTGGTGGAGCTGGAGGAGACGCCCTTCAGAAGGTTCCTGGGGGAGCGTGTCGGTCGTGCCCTCATGAAG ATGTTTGAGAACAACCGGGTCAAGTTCTACATGCAGACGGAGGTGTCGGAGCTGCGGGCCCAGGAGGGAAAG CTGAAGGAGGTCGTGCTGAAGAGCAGCAAGGTTGTGCGGGCCGACGTCTGCGTGGTGGGCATTG GCGCGGTGCCCGCCACGGGCTTCCTGAGGCAGAGCGGCATCAGTCTGGATTCCCGAGGCTTCATCCCTGTCAACAAG ATGATGCAGACCAACATCCCAGGCGTGTTTGCGGCTGGTGATGCTGTCACCTTCCCCCTGGCCTGGAGGAACAATCGGAAAGTGAATATCCCACACTGGCAGATGGCTCATGCACAGG GGCGGGTGGCGGCCCAGAACATGCTGGCGCAGGAGGCGGAGATCAGTACCGTGCCCTACCTGTGGACCGCCATGTTCGGCAAGAGCCTGCGCTACGCAG GGTACGGAGAAGGCTTCGACGACGTCATCATCCAGGGGGATCTGGAGGAGCTGAAGTTCGTGGCTTTTTACACCAA GACCGGCGATATGTCTTGGCTCACAGGGAAAGGATCCTGA
- the AIFM3 gene encoding apoptosis-inducing factor 3 isoform X10, producing MGGCFSKPKPVELKIEVVLPEKERGKEELSASGKGSPRAYQGNGTARHFHTEERLPAPHPYAGTQDCVEAAVCHVKDLENGQMREVELGWGKVLLVKENGEFHALGHKCPHYGAPLVKGVLSRGRVRCPWHGACFNISTGDLEDFPGLDSLHKFQVKIEKEKVYVWASKQALQLQRRTKVMAKCISPSAGHSGSTNVLIVGAGAAGLVCAETLRQEGFSDRIVLCTLDRHLPYDRPKLSKPTCDPGLALPSLGPRASVAKWNSGCLALSQVGCILQSLDAQPEQLALRPKEFFRAYGIEVLTEAQVVTVDVRNKKVVFKDGFKLEYNKLLLAPGSSPKTLSCKGKEVENVFTLRTPEDANRVVRLARGRNAVVVGAGFLGMEVAAYLTEKAHSVSVVELEETPFRRFLGERVGRALMKMFENNRVKFYMQTEVSELRAQEGKLKEVVLKSSKVVRADVCVVGIGAVPATGFLRQSGISLDSRGFIPVNKMMQTNIPGVFAAGDAVTFPLAWRNNRKVNIPHWQMAHAQGRVAAQNMLAQEAEISTVPYLWTAMFGKSLRYAGYGEGFDDVIIQGDLEELKFVAFYTKGDEVIAVASMNYDPIVSKVAEVLASGRAIRKREVETGDMSWLTGKGS from the exons tggagctcaAGATCGAGGTGGTGCTGCCTGAGAAGGAGCGGGGCAAGGAGGAGCTGTCGGCCAGCGGGAAGGGCAGCCCCCGGGCCTACCAAGGCAATGGCACAGCCCGCCACTTCCACACTGAGGAGCGCctgcctgcccctcacccctACGCGGGCACTCAGGACTGCGTGGAGGCCGCCGTCTGCCATGTCAAGGACCTAGAGAATGGCCA GATGCGGGAagtggagctgggctgggggaaGGTATTGCTGGTGAAGGAGAATGGGGAGTTCCACGCCCTGGGCCACAAGTGTCCACACTATGGTGCGCCCCTGGTGAAAG GTGTGCTGTCCCGGGGCCGGGTACGCTGCCCGTGGCATGGCGCCTGCTTCAACATCAGCACTGGGGACCTGGAGGACTTCCCTGGCCTGGACAGTCTGCACAAGTTCCAG GTGAAGATTGAGAAGGAGAAGGTGTACGTCTGGGCCAGCAAGCAG GCCTTGCAGCTGCAGCGAAGGACCAAGGTGATGGCCAAGTGCATCTCTCCAAGCGCTGGCCACAGCGGCAGCACCAACGTGCTCATTGTGGGCGCAG GTGCAGCCGGCCTGGTGTGTGCGGAGACGCTGCGGCAGGAGGGCTTCTCAGACAGGATCGTCCTGTGCACCTTGGACCGGCACCTCCCCTACGACCGGCCCAAGCTCAGCAAG CCCACATGTgacccagggctggccctaccctccctgggccccagggcctcTGTTGCAAAGTGGAACAGTGGCTGTCTGGCCCTCTCTCAAGTTGGCTGTATCCTGCAGTCCCTGGATGCACAGCCTGAGCAGCTGGCCCTAAGGCCCAAGGAGTTCTTCCGAGCATATGGCATTGAGGTGCTCACCGAGGCCCAG GTGGTCACAGTGGATGTGCGAAACAAGAAAGTCGTCTTCAAGGATGGCTTCAAGCTGGAGTACAACAAGCTGCTGCTGGCACCAGGGAGCAG CCCGAAGACCCTGAGCTGCAAAGGCAAAGAGGTGGAGAACGTGTTCACTCTCCGGACACCTGAGGACGCCAATCGCGTGGTGAGGCTGGCCCGGGGCCGCAACGCGGTGGTCGTGGGAGCCGGCTTTCTGG GGATGGAGGTGGCCGCCTATCTGACTGAGAAGGCCCACTCAGTGTCCGTGGTGGAGCTGGAGGAGACGCCCTTCAGAAGGTTCCTGGGGGAGCGTGTCGGTCGTGCCCTCATGAAG ATGTTTGAGAACAACCGGGTCAAGTTCTACATGCAGACGGAGGTGTCGGAGCTGCGGGCCCAGGAGGGAAAG CTGAAGGAGGTCGTGCTGAAGAGCAGCAAGGTTGTGCGGGCCGACGTCTGCGTGGTGGGCATTG GCGCGGTGCCCGCCACGGGCTTCCTGAGGCAGAGCGGCATCAGTCTGGATTCCCGAGGCTTCATCCCTGTCAACAAG ATGATGCAGACCAACATCCCAGGCGTGTTTGCGGCTGGTGATGCTGTCACCTTCCCCCTGGCCTGGAGGAACAATCGGAAAGTGAATATCCCACACTGGCAGATGGCTCATGCACAGG GGCGGGTGGCGGCCCAGAACATGCTGGCGCAGGAGGCGGAGATCAGTACCGTGCCCTACCTGTGGACCGCCATGTTCGGCAAGAGCCTGCGCTACGCAG GGTACGGAGAAGGCTTCGACGACGTCATCATCCAGGGGGATCTGGAGGAGCTGAAGTTCGTGGCTTTTTACACCAA AGGTGACGAGGTGATCGCTGTGGCCAGCATGAACTATGATCCCATCGTGTCCAAGGTGGCTGAGGTGCTGGCCTCAGGCCGCGCCATCCGGAAGCGAGAGGTGGA GACCGGCGATATGTCTTGGCTCACAGGGAAAGGATCCTGA